In Nocardia sp. NBC_01327, the genomic stretch ACTGGCATATTCGGCCCGGCGCCGACTTCGGATTCCTGGCGGCGGACGCCGCGAACACGGAATTCGCGCGCGGTTCGGTCGGCGCGGGCGCGGGTGCGCGGGCCGGATCCCTCAAGGGCGGGGTGGGTACCGCGAGTGTGCGCTTCACCGACGGACCGGCCGCCGGGATCACGGTGGGCGCGCTGGTCGTCGCCAATCCGGTCGGCTCGGCCTTCGATCCGCGCACCGGATTGCCCTGGGGCACAGGCACGGACGGTCCCGAGCACTTCGGCCTGCGGCCCGTCGCCGCCGACCGCCTGGCCGCCGCGAACGCGCTCCCGGTGAAGGGCACCGTGCTCAATACCACCATCGGCGTGGTCGCCACCGATGCGGCGCTGGACCCCTCGGCCTGCCGCCGAATGGCGACCACCGCGCACGACGGCCTGGCCCGCGCCATCCGCCCGGCGCATTCGCCGCTCGACGGTGACACGCTCTTCGCCCTGGCCACCGGCACCGCCGCGCTCGGCCCGGCCTTCCCCCTGCCGCCGGCCTTTCCCACGGACCTGCTGATCCTCGATCAGCTGTGCACCGCCGCCGCGGTGTGTGTGGAGCGCGCCATAGTCGACGCCATTCTCTCCGCGACTTCGGTCGCCGGAATTCCTTCCTACACAGACCTGTTCGGCGCGTAAGGCCCGGCGCCGCGGCGCGGCCGGCCACCTCAGCTGCGGCAATCGGGTTCCGCTGCTCGATCGTGCCGGGGGCATGCCACGCGGAGAAGCCGCCGGAGCTTCGGGGGGTGTGACCCGAGCCGCCGGGAATAGCCGAATATTCTGACTGGTTGACGACAGCGATTCGCCTGCCTGCGGGCGGGCGTCCGTCGGGTGGTGAGTGGAAGGATTCGACAGTGCTGGTGATCAGGGCCGAGCTCGTGGAGGCAATGGTCGCGCACGCGCGCGCCGATCACCCCGACGAGGCGTGTGGCGTCATCGCCGGTCCCGAAGGCTCCGACCGCCCCGAGCGCTTCGTGCCCATGGTCAATGCCGAGCGCTCGCCCACCTTCTACCGCTTCGATTCCGGTGAACAGCTGAAAGTCTGGCGCGCCATGGACGATGCCGACGAGGAAGCCGTGGTCGTCTACCACTCGCACACCGCGACCGAGGCGTACCCGAGCCGCACCGATATCTCCTACGCGTCCGAGCCGAACGCCCACTACGTGCTGATCTCCACCCGCGATCCCGAGCAGCACGAGCTGCGCAGCTACCGCATCCTCGACGGCGTCGTCACCGAGGAGCCGGTCGAGATCACCACCGCCTGAACACTTTCCGCCGGATACAGCTAAGGAGCCCACAATGCCGGTCATCGTCTCCATCCCGACCATCATGCGCACCCTCACCGGAGGTGAGAAGCGTGTGCAGGCCGAAGGCGCGACCCTCGCCGCCCTCATCGACAACCTCGAGACCAATCACACCGGCCTCAAGGATCGACTCCTCAAGGACGGCAAGCTCAACCGCTACGTGAACATCTACGTCGACGACGAGGATGTGCGTTTCGCGGGCGGCCTGGAGGCCGAGGTTCCCGAGGGCGGCACCGTCACCATCCTCCCGGCGGTCGCCGGCGGCGCGCGCTAACCGTGGCCCGCTACGAGTCGCTGATCGCGACGCTCGGCAATACCCCGCTGGTCGGGTTGCGCAACCTGTCCCCGCAATGGGACGGCGACAACCATGTGCGGTTGTGGGCCAAACTCGAGGACCGCAATCCCACCGGGTCGATCAAGGACCGCCCGGCCCTGCGGATGATCGAGCAGGCCGAGGCCGACGGGCTGCTGACCCCGGGCTGCACCATCCTGGAACCGACCAGCGGCAATACCGGCATCTCCCTGGCCATGGCCGCCAAGCTCAAGGGCTACAGCCTGGTCTGCGTCATGCCCGAGAACACCTCGATCGAGCGCCGCCAGCTGCTGACCATGTTCGGCGCCCGCATCATCGACTCGCCCGCCGCCGGCGGCTCCAATCAGGCTGTCGCCCTGGCCAAGCAGATCGCCGCGGAAAATCCGGACTGGGTGATGCTCTACCAGTACGGCAATCCGGCCAACGCGCTCGCCCACTACGAGACCACCGGCCCGGAAATCCTCGCCGACCTCCCCGAGATCACCCACTTCGTCGCGGGCCTGGGCACCACCGGCACCCTGATGGGCACCGGCCGCTTCCTGCGCGAGAAGGTCCCCGGCATCGACATAGTCGCCGCCGAACCCCGCTACGGCGAACTCGTCTACGGCCTGCGCAATATCGACGAGGGCTTCATCCCCGAGCTCTACGACGAATCCGTCCTGACCTCCCGCTTCTCGGTGGGCCCCTACGACGCCGTCCGCCGCACCCGCGAATTGGTCCTGGAAGAAGGCATTTTCGCCGGCATCTCCACCGGCGCCATCCTGCACGCGGCCCTGGGCGTAGCGAAAAAAGTCGAGAAGGCAGGCAAATCCGCCGACATCGCCTTCATAGTCGCCGACGGCGGCTGGAAATACCTCTCCACCGGCGCCTACGACGGCACCCTCGAAGAAGCCGAAGACCGCCTCGAAGGCCAACTCTGGGCCTGACCCCCTGCCGCACCCGACCCGGGCTCCCCACTCACGGCGTACCCCTCCACCCCCGACGTCGCGCCTGGCCCCACTCACGATGCAGTCATCGAGAGGGCTCTCATAGTGGGCGTTTACGGCGTGTCGCCTCCGTGAGAGCCCTCTCGATGAAGTGCTCTGCCGGTCGGTGGGCGGGAGCGGCTGGCGGGGCGGGGCGGGGGGCTTGGGTCGCCGGTACGCTCGGGGCAGAGGGTGGTCTAGGAGGTACTGGCGATGACCGGTGGTGTCGGAGCGTCGTTCGATCCGGAGCGGATCGGGCGGATGCAGAGGCAGTTGACCGATTCGGGGTCGGAGCCGCGTTCGGCGGGGGCGTTGAAGCTGCTGTGGCAGCGGGCTATTGCGATCACGCTGGGATTCACCGCACTGCTGTACGGGATCGAAGGTGTGGACGCGGCCACGGGGCAGGAATTCGATCAGGCCGGGGTCAAGCCGCGCACGGCGGACGGGCTCGAGGGCATTGTCTTCGGCCCTGTGCTGCATGCCAATTGGGAACATCTGATCGGCAATACCGTCCCGGTGCTGGTGCTGGGTCTGCTCACCCTGCTCACCGGTATCGGCCGGGGGCTGGCC encodes the following:
- a CDS encoding MoaD/ThiS family protein, producing MPVIVSIPTIMRTLTGGEKRVQAEGATLAALIDNLETNHTGLKDRLLKDGKLNRYVNIYVDDEDVRFAGGLEAEVPEGGTVTILPAVAGGAR
- a CDS encoding P1 family peptidase, whose amino-acid sequence is MNSAAGPQNSITDVPGVLVGHQHSIDPDATLGSGAATGCTVLRVPGGATASVDVRGGGPGTRETDLLDPGNTVRQVNAVLLTGGSAYGLAAADGVMRWLEEHGEGIPMDPADPSRVVPIVPGAVIFDLPVGDWHIRPGADFGFLAADAANTEFARGSVGAGAGARAGSLKGGVGTASVRFTDGPAAGITVGALVVANPVGSAFDPRTGLPWGTGTDGPEHFGLRPVAADRLAAANALPVKGTVLNTTIGVVATDAALDPSACRRMATTAHDGLARAIRPAHSPLDGDTLFALATGTAALGPAFPLPPAFPTDLLILDQLCTAAAVCVERAIVDAILSATSVAGIPSYTDLFGA
- a CDS encoding PLP-dependent cysteine synthase family protein, whose translation is MARYESLIATLGNTPLVGLRNLSPQWDGDNHVRLWAKLEDRNPTGSIKDRPALRMIEQAEADGLLTPGCTILEPTSGNTGISLAMAAKLKGYSLVCVMPENTSIERRQLLTMFGARIIDSPAAGGSNQAVALAKQIAAENPDWVMLYQYGNPANALAHYETTGPEILADLPEITHFVAGLGTTGTLMGTGRFLREKVPGIDIVAAEPRYGELVYGLRNIDEGFIPELYDESVLTSRFSVGPYDAVRRTRELVLEEGIFAGISTGAILHAALGVAKKVEKAGKSADIAFIVADGGWKYLSTGAYDGTLEEAEDRLEGQLWA
- a CDS encoding rhomboid family intramembrane serine protease produces the protein MTGGVGASFDPERIGRMQRQLTDSGSEPRSAGALKLLWQRAIAITLGFTALLYGIEGVDAATGQEFDQAGVKPRTADGLEGIVFGPVLHANWEHLIGNTVPVLVLGLLTLLTGIGRGLAATAIVWVIGEGGTWLIGPSNTVHIGASVLVFGWLTYLISRGIFARNVVQIAIGLVVGLLYGSILWGVLPGDPGISWQGHLFGAVGGLVAGWVLSSDERRHRRGPNAGRIASSG
- a CDS encoding M67 family metallopeptidase produces the protein MLVIRAELVEAMVAHARADHPDEACGVIAGPEGSDRPERFVPMVNAERSPTFYRFDSGEQLKVWRAMDDADEEAVVVYHSHTATEAYPSRTDISYASEPNAHYVLISTRDPEQHELRSYRILDGVVTEEPVEITTA